The region AACGCATGGACGAGCTCGCCGGAGTGCTCGGTCACGAGATCGGGCACGTGGTGGAGCGGCATTCCGTCGAGCAGATGGAGAAAGCGCAGCGCGCCGAGCTCGGCGTCGGACTGGCCTGCGTGCTCACGGGCGCCTGCGGCAGCCAGGCGGCAGGCACGCTGATCAACGTCGCCGGCACGGCGGTGTTCGCGAAATTCAGCCGCGAGGCCGAGCTGGAAGCGGATGACGTGGGTTTCGACAACGTCGTGCGCGCGGGAATCAGCCCGCAGGGAATCGCCACGATGTTCCAGAAGCTGCTCGAGGAGCGTCGCACCCGCCCGTCCGCGGTGGCAGGCTGGTTCGCCACGCACCCGCTCGAGGAAGACCGGCTCGCGAGAATCCAGGCGCGGATAGCGCAGATTCCCGCGGCGCAGCTCTCGCGCCTGTCGCGCGACTCGCGGAACTACCAGACGTTCAAGCGGCGGCTGAACGCGTTGCCGCCGTCGCCGGCTCCGCGGAGATAGACAGGGCGCTGTTGGCTGTTGGCTGTTAGCTATTGGGCACTACGGAAATGCTGGCGATTGGGAGCGGTCGCCAACAGCCAATAGCCAACAGCCAACAGCCATGTACATAGCACTGACGGTCGCCGGGTCCGACTCCGGCGGCGGAGCGGGAATCCAGGCCGATCTCAAGACGTTCCACCAGCTCGGCGTTTACGGAACTTCGGTCATCACGGCGATCACCGCGCAGAACACCCTCGGCGTCTCCCGCTGGGAAGCGGTGTCGGCGGAAATGGTCCGCGCGCAGCTCGACGCCGTCGCGACCGACCTCAGGCCGCGCGCCTTCAAGACCGGGATGCTCGCCGACGCCGGCATCGTTCGCGCGGTGGCCGCCGGCGCGCGCGAGCACGAGCTGTCGGGCTACGTCCTCGATCCGGTGATGGTCGCGACGTCGGGCGACGTCCTGATCGAGCACGACGCGGTGGCCGCGATCCGCGAGCACCTGCTCCCGCTCTGCGCGGTGGTCACCCCCAACGCCCACGAAGCCGCGCTGCTCGCCGGACTGGCGGTCGAGACGGAAGCGGATCTCGCGAAAGCGGCCGAGGCGCTCGTCCGCGAGCTGGGCGCCGGCGCCGCGCTGGTAAAGGGCGGACACGTCGACACGGGTGCCGAGACGGTAGACGTGCTGTATGCGGACGGGGCCGCCGTGGCGTTCCGGAATCGCCGGCTGGCGACGACGAGCACGCATGGCACCGGGTGTACCCTGTCCGCGGCTATCGCCGCGGAGCTTGCGAAGGGGAATGATCTCCGTGCTGCCTGTGCGCGCGCCGTCGAATTCGTGCACCGGGCCATAGAAGCGGCGCCGGGGTTGGGATCAGGGCACGGGCCGCTGAATCACTTCGTCAGGTAGAAACGGCGGCGAGCGTTGTGCGTTTCCCGTTACAGCGTTGTGCGTTGGGACGTTAACTGCGGGGGGATCACCCTCGCGGTTCCCACCGCAGTCTACGTCCTAACGCAAGACAGTTGAACGGTTAACGCACAACGCTCCCCGCTCTTAGAGCGCCCGGACCAATGTCCGAATCAACTTGACGAACTGGTCCGACACCCGTCCCGTCGTGTCCAGCACCTCGGAATGGCTCACCGGCATCGACGACAGCCCCGACGCGACGTTCGCGATGCAGCTCACCGCCGCGACGCGCATGTCGAGCGCCTGCGCCACGATCACTTCCGGGACCGTCGACATCCCGACGGCATCGGCGCCGAGCCGCTCGAGCATCCTGATCTCGGCCCGCGTTTCGTAGCTCGGACCGGTGAGCCCGGCGTACACCCCTTCGTGAACCGTCACGTTCAGCTCCGGCGCCGCTTCGCGCATCAGCTTCCGCAGCAGCGCGTCGTACGCCTCCGTCATGTCCGGAAAGCGGTCGTCGCCCTCCTGTAGCGGCCCCACGAGCGGGTTCTGATTCATCAGGTTGATGTGATCCTCGATGATCATCAGATCGCCGGCCCGGTACGACCGGCGGATCCCGCCGGCGGCGTTCGAGAGGAACAGCACCTTGGCACCCAGCGCGTGCAGCACGCGCACCGGAAACGCGACCATCGCGGCCGGGTTTCCCTCGTACATGTGCGGCCGGCCGGAGAACACCAGCACTTCCTTCCCTTCCAGCTTTCCCGCGGTCGCTTCCCCGACGTGGCCCACGACGGATACCTGCGGGAAGCCGGGCACGTCGCGGTACGCGACCTTGCGCGGTGATTCCAGGCTGGCGGCGACTTTTCCGAGGCCGCTGCCGAGGATCATGGCCATGGCCGGCGCCTCGACGCCGAGCCTGTCCCGCATCGCCGCTGCTACGGTCTTCGCGGCCGCCGCGCCGTATTGCTCGCTCATGAGACTGTCTCCTCTATCGCGTCGATTCCGTCGCGCACGCTCTCGATCAGCAAGAGCCGCTCCTCCCACGGAAGGAACGCGCTCGCAAACCCGTTCAGCGCCACCAGCGAAAGGTCGGAAACGGTGAATCCCATCTCGTTCGCGGCGTGCAGGTATTCGTCGGTGAGAGTCGTGCCGCTCATCAGCCTGTTGTCCGTGTTCAACGTGACGTTCATTCCTTTCGCAAAGTACTCCCTGAACGGATGCTTCGCATACGACGGGACCGCGCGGGTCTGGACGTTGCTCGTTGGGCACATCTCCAGGGCGATGCGGCGGTCGTTCACGTACTGCGCCAGCGAGGGATCCTCGAACAGCCGCGTCGCGTGGCCGATGCGGTTGGCGCCGCAATCGTGCACCGCCTGGCGGATCGAATCGACGCCGTAGCCTTCTCCCGCGTGCACGGTGACCGCGAGATCGTGCTCGCGCGCGTACCTGAACGCTTCCGCGTGCCGCGACGCGGGGTTGCCCGCCTCCGCGCCCGCGAGATCGAAGCCCACAACGCCCCTGGACTTGTGCGCCACGGCGAGCCGCGCCTGCTCCAGCGAGCTTTCCGGCGGCAGGTCCCGCAGGGCGCAGACGATGAAGCGAGCGACCACGCCGAACTCGCGCTCGCCGCGCTCCAGACCGCGGACGGTGGCGTCCACCACCTCGCCCGGGGACAGCCCGCCGCGCGTGTTCAGCAGCGGCGCGTTGCGAACCTCGATGTAGCGCACGCCGTCGGCGTGCGCGTCGGCCACTAGCTCGTACGCGATCCGCTCCAGCGCCGCCCCGGTCTGCATCACTCCGATGGTGTACTGGAAGCGGGTGAGATACTCCTCGAGCGTGGCGGCGTCGGTCACGTGCATCATCCGCGCGACCTCCTCCGGCGTGGACGGACACGGGAGATGTACGCCGCATTCGCCGGCGAGCTCCGCCAGGGTGGCAGGCCGCACGGAGCCGTCCAGGTGGCAGTGCAGCTCCGCCTTCGGGAGGCGGCGGAGCGTCTCGCGCAGGTTGGCGCCGCTCACGAAGCTTGCCTGGAGCTCACGACGCGGAAGATCGAGCCGTGGGTGACGGGCTCGTCGAGCGGGGCCGGCAGTCCGCGGTTGTCCACGATGACCCGCGAGCCTTCGCGCACGAGGGCGGCCGCCACGCGGTCGTGCCGCTCGAGAGCCGACAGCGGGGTCGCGCCGCGCTCCGCGTCGACCGGCTGCGCGTCTATGTAGATGCGCACGGTCGGCGCTTCCCCCGGCGAATCCGCGGTCACGGCGCGGCCTGCCCCGCGAGCCATATGCGAAGCGTGCGCGGAGCTTCCACGGGCTGCGGCAGCCGCGCGACGTAGTCGCGGAGCGCGTTGCGGTCGATGATCGGAAGGGCTTCGACGGACGCCGCCGCCGGCGGTCCGAGGCCGTCGCCACCCGCCGCCATGAAATCGTTGATCGCCACTGTATAGCCCGCCGAATCGTCGATCGGCCTTCCCGCCACGCGCACCGTATCGATCCGGCCCGCGCCGGCGCTGTCCCTTGAGTACACGATCGACGCGCCGCTCACGTGCGCGTTCGGCCGCCCGCGCGCGACGATCTGGGCGAGATAACTCCGGAGATCCGAGCCCCGCATCGTCACCCGGACCAGGGTATTGTCGAACGGCTGGACCTCGAACAGCTCGCCGTAAGTGACCACGCCCGAATCGAGATCCGCGCGGATGCCGCCGCTGTTCATCACGGCCACGTCCGTCCCCGCCGCCGCCCGCTGCGCGTCGGCGATGAGGTTCCCGAGAGAATGCTGCGCGCCCGCGCGGGACAACCGCTCGGAGAGCGTCGCCACCGGCCGCGAGAATTCGCCCGCGACTCTCGCAGTCCACCGCGCGACGATCGCCGCCGCCGCCGGATCGGGCGGGATCCGCGCCGTGAGCACAGGGCGGACCTCGCCGCGTGCCGGCGCGCGTCCGTCGAGCGGCAGGTCGAGGACATCTATGGACCGCCCGCTCGAACGGGCCTGTACGATCGGGATGCCGTTCACCGTGGTGTCGAGCAGCGTGTGCGAGTGGCCGCTGACGATCGCGTCTACGGGCTCGGTGATCGCGGCCGCGAGGTCGAAGACCTCGCCGGTGCAAGTCGCCCCGCAATGCCCGCCCACGTGTCCGACGACCACGACGTGCGTGGCACCGCGGGCGCGCAGCGATCGCGCGTGCGCGTCCACCACCGGCGCGGGATCCACGAAGCGCAGGTGCGCGACGTTCTGCGGGCGCGTCGTCGTCGGCGTCTGCTGCGTGGACAGCCCGATGATCCCGATGCGCGCGCGGCCGCGCGCCACGATCGTGTCGTTCGGGATCCATTCCACGTCGCGGCCGTCGGCGTAGCGCACGTTCGCGCCGAGGATGTTGAAGCGCGCGTCGCGCATTCGGGCGCGCAGCGTGTCTATGCCCCAGTCGAACTCGTGATTGCCCAACGCGGCCGCGGCGTATCCCAGCTCGTTGAACAGCTCGACTACCGGCTTGCCGTAGGCGGTGTTCGAGGCGGCGGTTCCCTGGAACATGTCGCCGCCGTCGAGCAGCAGCACCTCGCACCGCGGCGCGCACTCGGCGGCTGCCGCCCGGATCGCGGCGGCCACGTGCGCGGCCCCGCCCAGCTGTACGCCCGCGCTGTCGGCCCGCGGCTCGAGCGCGCCGTGGAAGTCGTTGGTGCCGATGATGCGGAGAAACTGCCCCGCCGGTGGCGTCGTGGGACTGACGCCGGGGGGAACGCATGCGGCCCCGGCGACCAGGAGCAGATATGCCGCCAATTTCATGGAGAGCTTCACGGCCCCACCGTTGCCCGCAGGATGTAATAGCTGAGCGCAGCTATCGCGCCCGCCGCCGGAATGGTCAGGACCCAGGCCCAGACGATTCGTCCGGCGATTCCCCAGCGTACAGCCGAAATACGATTCGTCGCGCCAACTCCGATGATGGACCCGGTGATCGTGTGCGTCGTGCTCACGGGGATTCCTCCGAACGTAGCCACGATGATCGCGATCGCGCCGCCACCCTCCGCGCAGAATCCGCCCACGGGTCTGAGCCGCGTGATTCGCGACCCCATCGTATGGACGATCCGCCAGCCGCCGGTAAGGGTACCGAGAGCGATCGCGGTATGCGCGGTCAGGATCACCCATACCGGAATGTGATCCGCGTTGGGAATGTAGAAGAAGCTCAACCAGCCCGTCTCCTGCGACAGTGTCGGAGCTACCGACACCAGGAGGCCTACCACGATGCCCATGGTCTTCTGGGCGTCGTTGCCGCCGTGCGCCAGGGAAAAGAGCGCCGCGCTGAGGAGTTGGCCGCGCTTGAAGATCCGATTCACCCATGCCGGGCTCGTCCATCTGAACAGCCAGAACACGATCACCATCAGGACGAAGCCGAGCACCATGCCGAACAGCGGCGAGATGACGATGAACGAGATCGTCTCTATCCACTTTCTACCGAGGATGAGCGCCGCGATGCCGGCCTTCGCCAGCGCGGCGCCCGCGTACCCGCCGATGAGCGCGTGGGACGAGCTCGACGGAAGGCCGTAGAACCAGGTTACGAGATCCCAGATGATCGCGCCGAGCAGGCCGGCCAGGATGACGTTCGGCGTCACGATGTTGAGGTCGATCAACCCTGATCCGATCGTCTTGGCGACCGCGGTGGTGAACACGAACGCGGCGATGAAGTTGAAGAACGCCGCCCATATGACCGCTACCCCGGGGCTGAGTACCCGGGTGGCCACGACCGTCGCAATCGAATTGGCGGAGTCGTGGAAGCCGTTGATGAAATCGAAGATGAAGGCGACCGCCACGATCCCCAGCACATAGTAGATCACGGCTCGTACGGGTGGATCAGCTGTTCTTGATGGCGATGCTCTCGAGGACATTCGCCACGTCCTCGCACTGGTCCAGCGAATCTTCGAGCTTGTCGTACAGCTCCTTCCACTTGATCACGTCTATCGGGTCCGCGTTGTCCGCGAAGAGCGCCCCCATCGCGTCGTGATAGATCGCATCCCCTTCTTCCTCCAGCCGCTTGAGCTCGAGAGCGTTGGACTTGACGAGCTTGGCGTCCTTCATCCCCCGCACCGCTTCCTCCACCGCCGAGGCGGCGCGAACGATCACCTCCGACAGCACGACCGCGGGCCTGCACACGGTAGTGATGTTGAAGATCTCGGCCCGCCGGGCGGTACCGTCGATGAGATCGACGACGTCGTCCAGCTCGGACACCAGTGCGTGGATGTCCTCACGGTCAAAAGGAGTGACGAAAGTCTTGTCGATCCGCAGGATCACGTCGTGCGTCAGATAGTCGGCCTCGTGCTCGAGACGCTTGATCTGCGCCACGTACGCGCTGCGATTCGCGGGATCCTCGAACAGCCGGTGCAGCAGCACGGCGGATCCGGAAAGCCGGTGGGCGATCTCCGAGAACAGCTCGTAGAAGTTTTCGGTCTTCGGGAGGAGCCGCATGGATGGGCTGTGGGGGTTGACGTGACCGAGAAGATAGCCGGGCGGCTGTCCTTCGGGGAGATTACCCGCTGTCCTACGGGGAGACTACCCGAAGTCGCCGTGGCGGTTACTCTCCCTAGGCCAAAGGGAGGCGGAGAAATCTGCACGTGACCGTAGCGCAGGACCACCTCGACCGGATACTGGTCGTGGATGACGAGCCCGACATCCTCGCGTTGTGCGCGTTCCACCTGCGCAAGGCCGGTTACGTCGTGTCGACCGCCGCCACCGGAGCCGCGGCGCTCGAACGCGCGCGCGACGACCGGCCCTCCCTCATCGTGCTCGACCTCATGCTGCCCGACGTCGGAGGATTCGACGTGCTGCGCATTCTGCGCTCCGATGAGAGCACCCGCGACACCGCGGTGCTCCTCCTGACCGCGCGCAAGGAGGAAACCGACCGCATCCGCGGCCTCACCCTCGGTGCTGACGACTATCTCACGAAGCCCTTCAGCCCCCAGGAGCTGGTGCTTCGAGTCGGCGCGATCCTCCGCCGCGCGTCTCGCGTCGATCAGCCCTTCGAGAGTGCCCTCGATATCGGGCCGATCCGCATCGATCGCGCCGCCCACATCGTCACGGTGGACGGAGCCGAGATCGATCTGACCGCCACTGAATTCAAGCTGCTGCTGACGCTGGCGGAAAGGAAAGGACGCGTCCAGTCGCGGGCAGTACTGCTCGACGCCGTGTGGGAAGCAGCGTCCGACATCCAGACGCGCACCGTGGACATGCACGTGCAACGGCTTCGCGCCAAGCTCGGCGACGCCGGCGCGATGATCGAGACCGTCCGCGCGATCGGCTACCGATTGCGGTCGGGCAGAGGGCAGGCAGAGTGACCGAACCCGCGCGGCTCGCCGCATACGGGCTGGTCGTGGTCACGACGTTCGCGGCAGCCGTCGGGACGCTTGGCGCCGCGGATCCCGGATCTTTGATTGCGCCGGCCGCGGTCACCGCAGTGGTGGCTGTCCTTCTCGCCTGGGTTGTGGCGGGACGCTCCACGCGAGCCCTGGCCCGGCTGCGCGACGCTGCCCGGTCGATCGCCGCCGGCAACCTCGATGCGAATCCCCCGCTCTCCGGTCCGCCCGGGATCGCTGATGTCGGCGTCGCGGTGCATGATCTCGCGGAGCAGCTGCGGAAGCGCACCCTCGCGGTCGAAGCGGCAGATGCTCTCTTCGCCGGCCTGGTCGAGTCGCTCACCGAAGCCATCCTCGTCCTGGACGCGGCCGGCCAGGTGAACCTGATCAATGGCGCCGGACGGGACGTCTTCGGTGTGACGGACCCGGTCCCCTTCGCTGCCGACAGGCTGCCGCGCGTGCGGGCAGTGCATCAGGCGCTGCAGAGCGCGCTGGGAGGAACCCCGGTCGGCCCCCTGGAGATCGATGTTCGAACGCACCACGTCTCCCTGTCCACCCGGCCGCTGCCGGGCGGCGGAGCCGTGCTCGCGGCACTGGATCTCACGCCGCTTCGCCGGCTCGAGGCGGTGCGCCGGGACTTCGTGGCGAACGTGTCGCACGAGCTTCGCACGCCGTTGACAGTCGTGCGCGGCTTCGCCGAGACGCTGGCGGCGGAAGACATCGCGCCGGATGCGAGGCGCGAATTCTCCGAGATGATCCGGGCGAACACCGCGCGGATGCAGCGCATCGTGGACGATCTGCTGGATCTGTCCCGCATCGAGTCCGGTGGCTGGGTTCCACAGCCCGGTCCCGTCGAGGTCGGAGCGGTTGCGAGCGAAGTATTGGAGCAGGCCGCCGCCCAGGCGAGCGAAAAACACCTGTCGCTCGAGATCGAGATTGCGCCGGGCGCGGGCGTCGCGCGCGCCGACCGCGTGGCTCTCACACAGATCCTGTCGAACCTGGTCGAGAACGCCATCCGGCATACCGCGGCCGGTCGCGTCACCGTGTTCGCGGAGCCGGCGGCCGACGGCACATGGCTCGGGGTCAGAGACTCGGGACAGGGGATCCCGCAAGAGCACCTGCCGCGCATCTTCGAGCGCTTCTACCGCGCCGACCCCGGCAGGTCGCGCCAGAGCGGCGGCACTGGTCTCGGGCTCGCCATCGTGAAGCACCTGGTCGAGGCGCACGGCGGGATGGTCACGGCCGAAAGTGACGTCGGCCGGGGCACCACGGTGCGCGCGTTCTTCCCCTCCGCCGGAAGCGGCTGACCCGCGCCGCCTTTCGTTACAAACTCGTTGCACAACGGTAAGCAAACAGAGACGTCGGACGACGATTCTGAGCGCGTGGAGGAAGGATTCCCCTTTCATTCGAGGCGCGAGGAAACGTGGAAAGACCCATCGCAACTTTCCGCCGGGCAGGCGCAGGAACCGCGGTTGCATTAGCGATTTTCGCGTGGGCCGCACCGCTCGGTGCGCAGCAGCAGCCGGAT is a window of Gemmatimonadaceae bacterium DNA encoding:
- the thiD gene encoding bifunctional hydroxymethylpyrimidine kinase/phosphomethylpyrimidine kinase; translated protein: MYIALTVAGSDSGGGAGIQADLKTFHQLGVYGTSVITAITAQNTLGVSRWEAVSAEMVRAQLDAVATDLRPRAFKTGMLADAGIVRAVAAGAREHELSGYVLDPVMVATSGDVLIEHDAVAAIREHLLPLCAVVTPNAHEAALLAGLAVETEADLAKAAEALVRELGAGAALVKGGHVDTGAETVDVLYADGAAVAFRNRRLATTSTHGTGCTLSAAIAAELAKGNDLRAACARAVEFVHRAIEAAPGLGSGHGPLNHFVR
- a CDS encoding M48 family metallopeptidase — translated: MRRTFTALVLAFSVVGCSISRQQEAEMGRDYAIQINQQLPIVQDAEVNRYINLLGDSIARLTSAPDHNWTFFIVDSPEVNAFAVPGGYVYVNRGLIARTERMDELAGVLGHEIGHVVERHSVEQMEKAQRAELGVGLACVLTGACGSQAAGTLINVAGTAVFAKFSREAELEADDVGFDNVVRAGISPQGIATMFQKLLEERRTRPSAVAGWFATHPLEEDRLARIQARIAQIPAAQLSRLSRDSRNYQTFKRRLNALPPSPAPRR
- a CDS encoding inorganic phosphate transporter, with protein sequence MIYYVLGIVAVAFIFDFINGFHDSANSIATVVATRVLSPGVAVIWAAFFNFIAAFVFTTAVAKTIGSGLIDLNIVTPNVILAGLLGAIIWDLVTWFYGLPSSSSHALIGGYAGAALAKAGIAALILGRKWIETISFIVISPLFGMVLGFVLMVIVFWLFRWTSPAWVNRIFKRGQLLSAALFSLAHGGNDAQKTMGIVVGLLVSVAPTLSQETGWLSFFYIPNADHIPVWVILTAHTAIALGTLTGGWRIVHTMGSRITRLRPVGGFCAEGGGAIAIIVATFGGIPVSTTHTITGSIIGVGATNRISAVRWGIAGRIVWAWVLTIPAAGAIAALSYYILRATVGP
- a CDS encoding DUF47 family protein, with translation MRLLPKTENFYELFSEIAHRLSGSAVLLHRLFEDPANRSAYVAQIKRLEHEADYLTHDVILRIDKTFVTPFDREDIHALVSELDDVVDLIDGTARRAEIFNITTVCRPAVVLSEVIVRAASAVEEAVRGMKDAKLVKSNALELKRLEEEGDAIYHDAMGALFADNADPIDVIKWKELYDKLEDSLDQCEDVANVLESIAIKNS
- a CDS encoding response regulator transcription factor, whose product is MTVAQDHLDRILVVDDEPDILALCAFHLRKAGYVVSTAATGAAALERARDDRPSLIVLDLMLPDVGGFDVLRILRSDESTRDTAVLLLTARKEETDRIRGLTLGADDYLTKPFSPQELVLRVGAILRRASRVDQPFESALDIGPIRIDRAAHIVTVDGAEIDLTATEFKLLLTLAERKGRVQSRAVLLDAVWEAASDIQTRTVDMHVQRLRAKLGDAGAMIETVRAIGYRLRSGRGQAE
- a CDS encoding purine-nucleoside phosphorylase — translated: MSEQYGAAAAKTVAAAMRDRLGVEAPAMAMILGSGLGKVAASLESPRKVAYRDVPGFPQVSVVGHVGEATAGKLEGKEVLVFSGRPHMYEGNPAAMVAFPVRVLHALGAKVLFLSNAAGGIRRSYRAGDLMIIEDHINLMNQNPLVGPLQEGDDRFPDMTEAYDALLRKLMREAAPELNVTVHEGVYAGLTGPSYETRAEIRMLERLGADAVGMSTVPEVIVAQALDMRVAAVSCIANVASGLSSMPVSHSEVLDTTGRVSDQFVKLIRTLVRAL
- the add gene encoding adenosine deaminase; this encodes MSGANLRETLRRLPKAELHCHLDGSVRPATLAELAGECGVHLPCPSTPEEVARMMHVTDAATLEEYLTRFQYTIGVMQTGAALERIAYELVADAHADGVRYIEVRNAPLLNTRGGLSPGEVVDATVRGLERGEREFGVVARFIVCALRDLPPESSLEQARLAVAHKSRGVVGFDLAGAEAGNPASRHAEAFRYAREHDLAVTVHAGEGYGVDSIRQAVHDCGANRIGHATRLFEDPSLAQYVNDRRIALEMCPTSNVQTRAVPSYAKHPFREYFAKGMNVTLNTDNRLMSGTTLTDEYLHAANEMGFTVSDLSLVALNGFASAFLPWEERLLLIESVRDGIDAIEETVS
- a CDS encoding ATP-binding protein; translated protein: MTEPARLAAYGLVVVTTFAAAVGTLGAADPGSLIAPAAVTAVVAVLLAWVVAGRSTRALARLRDAARSIAAGNLDANPPLSGPPGIADVGVAVHDLAEQLRKRTLAVEAADALFAGLVESLTEAILVLDAAGQVNLINGAGRDVFGVTDPVPFAADRLPRVRAVHQALQSALGGTPVGPLEIDVRTHHVSLSTRPLPGGGAVLAALDLTPLRRLEAVRRDFVANVSHELRTPLTVVRGFAETLAAEDIAPDARREFSEMIRANTARMQRIVDDLLDLSRIESGGWVPQPGPVEVGAVASEVLEQAAAQASEKHLSLEIEIAPGAGVARADRVALTQILSNLVENAIRHTAAGRVTVFAEPAADGTWLGVRDSGQGIPQEHLPRIFERFYRADPGRSRQSGGTGLGLAIVKHLVEAHGGMVTAESDVGRGTTVRAFFPSAGSG
- a CDS encoding 5'-nucleotidase C-terminal domain-containing protein, which gives rise to MKLAAYLLLVAGAACVPPGVSPTTPPAGQFLRIIGTNDFHGALEPRADSAGVQLGGAAHVAAAIRAAAAECAPRCEVLLLDGGDMFQGTAASNTAYGKPVVELFNELGYAAAALGNHEFDWGIDTLRARMRDARFNILGANVRYADGRDVEWIPNDTIVARGRARIGIIGLSTQQTPTTTRPQNVAHLRFVDPAPVVDAHARSLRARGATHVVVVGHVGGHCGATCTGEVFDLAAAITEPVDAIVSGHSHTLLDTTVNGIPIVQARSSGRSIDVLDLPLDGRAPARGEVRPVLTARIPPDPAAAAIVARWTARVAGEFSRPVATLSERLSRAGAQHSLGNLIADAQRAAAGTDVAVMNSGGIRADLDSGVVTYGELFEVQPFDNTLVRVTMRGSDLRSYLAQIVARGRPNAHVSGASIVYSRDSAGAGRIDTVRVAGRPIDDSAGYTVAINDFMAAGGDGLGPPAAASVEALPIIDRNALRDYVARLPQPVEAPRTLRIWLAGQAAP